One window of Paroedura picta isolate Pp20150507F chromosome 2, Ppicta_v3.0, whole genome shotgun sequence genomic DNA carries:
- the ATXN3 gene encoding ataxin-3 isoform X6: MEAIFHERQEGSLCAQHCLNNLLQGEYFSPVELSSIAQQLDEEERIRMAEGGLSSEEYRTFLQQPSGNMDDSGFFSIQWFNLNSLLTGPELISDTYLALFLAQLQQEGYSIFVVKGDLPDCEADQLLQMIRVQQMQRPKLIGEDTLQSKDQRVQKADLEQALDVSQPFDGTGMLDEDEENFQKALALSRQEIDMEDEEADLRRAIRLSMQGSQQAGLSEPCTLKTPHSAATNQPESLTSEELRRRRQAYFDKQQQLHQQCQNQQSHDVPTTSSNTLGTDPGGDMSEEDMLQAAMNMSLETVRNSLNTEEKK, encoded by the exons ATGGAGGCCATCTTTCACGAGAGG CAAGAAGGCTCGCTGTGTGCCCAGCACTGTCTGAATAATTTGCTCCAGGGGGAATATTTTAGTCCGGTGGAATTGTCTTCTATTGCACAGCAGCTGGATGAAGAGGAGAGGATAAGGATGGCTGAGGGAGGACTCTCCAGTGAAGAATATAGGACTTTTTTACAG CAGCCTTCTGGAAATATGGATGACAGCGGTTTCTTCTCTATTCAA tGGTTCAACTTGAACTCTCTTTTGACGGGTCCAGAACTAATATCTGATACTTACCTAGCACTTTTCCTGGCGCAGTTACAACAAGAAG GTTATTCTATATTTGTTGTAAAGGGCGACCTACCAGATTGTGAAGCCGATCAGTTATTGCAAATGATTCGGGTACAGCAGATGCAGAGGCCAAAATTGATTGGGGAAGACACACTGCAATCAAAAGATCAGAG GGTACAAAAAGCTGACCTCGAACAAGCGTTGGATGTTAGCCAACCGTTTGATGGTACAGGCATGTTAGATGAAGATGAAGAGAACTTCCAAAAAGCTCTTGCTCTCAGCAGACAGGAAATCGATATGGAGGACGAAGAAGCTGATCTCCGAAGAGCCATTCGACTAAGTATGCAGG GCAGCCAGCAGGCTGGCTTGTCAGAGCCTTGCACCCTTAAGACGCCACATTCAGCGGCAACAAATCAGCCGGAATCTCTTACATCGGAAGAGCTGCGAAGGAGAAGACAAGCCTATTTTGATAA ACAGCAACAGTTGCATCAGCAGTGTCAAAACCAACAATCTCATGATGTACCAACTACGAGTTCAAATACACTGGGGACTGATCCAG GAGGTGATATGAGTGAAGAAGATATGCTTCAAGCAGCAATGAATATGTCCTTGGAAACTGTCAGAAACAGCTTgaatacagaagaaaagaaatga
- the ATXN3 gene encoding ataxin-3 isoform X5 encodes MAEGGLSSEEYRTFLQQPSGNMDDSGFFSIQVISNALKVWGLELILFNSPEYQRLGIDPINERSFICNYKEHWFTVRKLGKQWFNLNSLLTGPELISDTYLALFLAQLQQEGYSIFVVKGDLPDCEADQLLQMIRVQQMQRPKLIGEDTLQSKDQRVQKADLEQALDVSQPFDGTGMLDEDEENFQKALALSRQEIDMEDEEADLRRAIRLSMQGSQQAGLSEPCTLKTPHSAATNQPESLTSEELRRRRQAYFDKQQQLHQQCQNQQSHDVPTTSSNTLGTDPGGDMSEEDMLQAAMNMSLETVRNSLNTEEKK; translated from the exons ATGGCTGAGGGAGGACTCTCCAGTGAAGAATATAGGACTTTTTTACAG CAGCCTTCTGGAAATATGGATGACAGCGGTTTCTTCTCTATTCAA GTTATAAGCAATGCCTTGAAAGTTTGGGGTTTAGAACTAATCCTCTTCAACAGCCCAGAGTATCAGAGGCTCGGGATCGACCCTAT aaaCGAAAGATCTTTTATTTGTAACTATAAGGAACACTGGTTTACAGTTCGAAAGTTAGGAAAACAG tGGTTCAACTTGAACTCTCTTTTGACGGGTCCAGAACTAATATCTGATACTTACCTAGCACTTTTCCTGGCGCAGTTACAACAAGAAG GTTATTCTATATTTGTTGTAAAGGGCGACCTACCAGATTGTGAAGCCGATCAGTTATTGCAAATGATTCGGGTACAGCAGATGCAGAGGCCAAAATTGATTGGGGAAGACACACTGCAATCAAAAGATCAGAG GGTACAAAAAGCTGACCTCGAACAAGCGTTGGATGTTAGCCAACCGTTTGATGGTACAGGCATGTTAGATGAAGATGAAGAGAACTTCCAAAAAGCTCTTGCTCTCAGCAGACAGGAAATCGATATGGAGGACGAAGAAGCTGATCTCCGAAGAGCCATTCGACTAAGTATGCAGG GCAGCCAGCAGGCTGGCTTGTCAGAGCCTTGCACCCTTAAGACGCCACATTCAGCGGCAACAAATCAGCCGGAATCTCTTACATCGGAAGAGCTGCGAAGGAGAAGACAAGCCTATTTTGATAA ACAGCAACAGTTGCATCAGCAGTGTCAAAACCAACAATCTCATGATGTACCAACTACGAGTTCAAATACACTGGGGACTGATCCAG GAGGTGATATGAGTGAAGAAGATATGCTTCAAGCAGCAATGAATATGTCCTTGGAAACTGTCAGAAACAGCTTgaatacagaagaaaagaaatga
- the ATXN3 gene encoding ataxin-3 isoform X7, translating into MEAIFHERQEGSLCAQHCLNNLLQGEYFSPVELSSIAQQLDEEERIRMAEGGLSSEEYRTFLQPSGNMDDSGFFSIQWFNLNSLLTGPELISDTYLALFLAQLQQEGYSIFVVKGDLPDCEADQLLQMIRVQQMQRPKLIGEDTLQSKDQRVQKADLEQALDVSQPFDGTGMLDEDEENFQKALALSRQEIDMEDEEADLRRAIRLSMQGSQQAGLSEPCTLKTPHSAATNQPESLTSEELRRRRQAYFDKQQQLHQQCQNQQSHDVPTTSSNTLGTDPGGDMSEEDMLQAAMNMSLETVRNSLNTEEKK; encoded by the exons ATGGAGGCCATCTTTCACGAGAGG CAAGAAGGCTCGCTGTGTGCCCAGCACTGTCTGAATAATTTGCTCCAGGGGGAATATTTTAGTCCGGTGGAATTGTCTTCTATTGCACAGCAGCTGGATGAAGAGGAGAGGATAAGGATGGCTGAGGGAGGACTCTCCAGTGAAGAATATAGGACTTTTTTACAG CCTTCTGGAAATATGGATGACAGCGGTTTCTTCTCTATTCAA tGGTTCAACTTGAACTCTCTTTTGACGGGTCCAGAACTAATATCTGATACTTACCTAGCACTTTTCCTGGCGCAGTTACAACAAGAAG GTTATTCTATATTTGTTGTAAAGGGCGACCTACCAGATTGTGAAGCCGATCAGTTATTGCAAATGATTCGGGTACAGCAGATGCAGAGGCCAAAATTGATTGGGGAAGACACACTGCAATCAAAAGATCAGAG GGTACAAAAAGCTGACCTCGAACAAGCGTTGGATGTTAGCCAACCGTTTGATGGTACAGGCATGTTAGATGAAGATGAAGAGAACTTCCAAAAAGCTCTTGCTCTCAGCAGACAGGAAATCGATATGGAGGACGAAGAAGCTGATCTCCGAAGAGCCATTCGACTAAGTATGCAGG GCAGCCAGCAGGCTGGCTTGTCAGAGCCTTGCACCCTTAAGACGCCACATTCAGCGGCAACAAATCAGCCGGAATCTCTTACATCGGAAGAGCTGCGAAGGAGAAGACAAGCCTATTTTGATAA ACAGCAACAGTTGCATCAGCAGTGTCAAAACCAACAATCTCATGATGTACCAACTACGAGTTCAAATACACTGGGGACTGATCCAG GAGGTGATATGAGTGAAGAAGATATGCTTCAAGCAGCAATGAATATGTCCTTGGAAACTGTCAGAAACAGCTTgaatacagaagaaaagaaatga
- the ATXN3 gene encoding ataxin-3 isoform X1, producing the protein MWRGGCWGWETNKHGGHLSREEGSLCAQHCLNNLLQGEYFSPVELSSIAQQLDEEERIRMAEGGLSSEEYRTFLQQPSGNMDDSGFFSIQVISNALKVWGLELILFNSPEYQRLGIDPINERSFICNYKEHWFTVRKLGKQWFNLNSLLTGPELISDTYLALFLAQLQQEGYSIFVVKGDLPDCEADQLLQMIRVQQMQRPKLIGEDTLQSKDQRVQKADLEQALDVSQPFDGTGMLDEDEENFQKALALSRQEIDMEDEEADLRRAIRLSMQGSQQAGLSEPCTLKTPHSAATNQPESLTSEELRRRRQAYFDKQQQLHQQCQNQQSHDVPTTSSNTLGTDPGGDMSEEDMLQAAMNMSLETVRNSLNTEEKK; encoded by the exons ATGTGGCGTggaggctgctgggggtgggagacaaataAACATGGAGGCCATCTTTCACGAGAGG AAGGCTCGCTGTGTGCCCAGCACTGTCTGAATAATTTGCTCCAGGGGGAATATTTTAGTCCGGTGGAATTGTCTTCTATTGCACAGCAGCTGGATGAAGAGGAGAGGATAAGGATGGCTGAGGGAGGACTCTCCAGTGAAGAATATAGGACTTTTTTACAG CAGCCTTCTGGAAATATGGATGACAGCGGTTTCTTCTCTATTCAA GTTATAAGCAATGCCTTGAAAGTTTGGGGTTTAGAACTAATCCTCTTCAACAGCCCAGAGTATCAGAGGCTCGGGATCGACCCTAT aaaCGAAAGATCTTTTATTTGTAACTATAAGGAACACTGGTTTACAGTTCGAAAGTTAGGAAAACAG tGGTTCAACTTGAACTCTCTTTTGACGGGTCCAGAACTAATATCTGATACTTACCTAGCACTTTTCCTGGCGCAGTTACAACAAGAAG GTTATTCTATATTTGTTGTAAAGGGCGACCTACCAGATTGTGAAGCCGATCAGTTATTGCAAATGATTCGGGTACAGCAGATGCAGAGGCCAAAATTGATTGGGGAAGACACACTGCAATCAAAAGATCAGAG GGTACAAAAAGCTGACCTCGAACAAGCGTTGGATGTTAGCCAACCGTTTGATGGTACAGGCATGTTAGATGAAGATGAAGAGAACTTCCAAAAAGCTCTTGCTCTCAGCAGACAGGAAATCGATATGGAGGACGAAGAAGCTGATCTCCGAAGAGCCATTCGACTAAGTATGCAGG GCAGCCAGCAGGCTGGCTTGTCAGAGCCTTGCACCCTTAAGACGCCACATTCAGCGGCAACAAATCAGCCGGAATCTCTTACATCGGAAGAGCTGCGAAGGAGAAGACAAGCCTATTTTGATAA ACAGCAACAGTTGCATCAGCAGTGTCAAAACCAACAATCTCATGATGTACCAACTACGAGTTCAAATACACTGGGGACTGATCCAG GAGGTGATATGAGTGAAGAAGATATGCTTCAAGCAGCAATGAATATGTCCTTGGAAACTGTCAGAAACAGCTTgaatacagaagaaaagaaatga
- the ATXN3 gene encoding ataxin-3 isoform X4, with product MEAIFHERQEGSLCAQHCLNNLLQGEYFSPVELSSIAQQLDEEERIRMAEGGLSSEEYRTFLQQPSGNMDDSGFFSIQVISNALKVWGLELILFNSPEYQRLGIDPINERSFICNYKEHWFTVRKLGKQWFNLNSLLTGPELISDTYLALFLAQLQQEGYSIFVVKGDLPDCEADQLLQMIRVQQMQRPKLIGEDTLQSKDQRVQKADLEQALDVSQPFDGTGMLDEDEENFQKALALSRQEIDMEDEEADLRRAIRLSSQQAGLSEPCTLKTPHSAATNQPESLTSEELRRRRQAYFDKQQQLHQQCQNQQSHDVPTTSSNTLGTDPGGDMSEEDMLQAAMNMSLETVRNSLNTEEKK from the exons ATGGAGGCCATCTTTCACGAGAGG CAAGAAGGCTCGCTGTGTGCCCAGCACTGTCTGAATAATTTGCTCCAGGGGGAATATTTTAGTCCGGTGGAATTGTCTTCTATTGCACAGCAGCTGGATGAAGAGGAGAGGATAAGGATGGCTGAGGGAGGACTCTCCAGTGAAGAATATAGGACTTTTTTACAG CAGCCTTCTGGAAATATGGATGACAGCGGTTTCTTCTCTATTCAA GTTATAAGCAATGCCTTGAAAGTTTGGGGTTTAGAACTAATCCTCTTCAACAGCCCAGAGTATCAGAGGCTCGGGATCGACCCTAT aaaCGAAAGATCTTTTATTTGTAACTATAAGGAACACTGGTTTACAGTTCGAAAGTTAGGAAAACAG tGGTTCAACTTGAACTCTCTTTTGACGGGTCCAGAACTAATATCTGATACTTACCTAGCACTTTTCCTGGCGCAGTTACAACAAGAAG GTTATTCTATATTTGTTGTAAAGGGCGACCTACCAGATTGTGAAGCCGATCAGTTATTGCAAATGATTCGGGTACAGCAGATGCAGAGGCCAAAATTGATTGGGGAAGACACACTGCAATCAAAAGATCAGAG GGTACAAAAAGCTGACCTCGAACAAGCGTTGGATGTTAGCCAACCGTTTGATGGTACAGGCATGTTAGATGAAGATGAAGAGAACTTCCAAAAAGCTCTTGCTCTCAGCAGACAGGAAATCGATATGGAGGACGAAGAAGCTGATCTCCGAAGAGCCATTCGACTAA GCAGCCAGCAGGCTGGCTTGTCAGAGCCTTGCACCCTTAAGACGCCACATTCAGCGGCAACAAATCAGCCGGAATCTCTTACATCGGAAGAGCTGCGAAGGAGAAGACAAGCCTATTTTGATAA ACAGCAACAGTTGCATCAGCAGTGTCAAAACCAACAATCTCATGATGTACCAACTACGAGTTCAAATACACTGGGGACTGATCCAG GAGGTGATATGAGTGAAGAAGATATGCTTCAAGCAGCAATGAATATGTCCTTGGAAACTGTCAGAAACAGCTTgaatacagaagaaaagaaatga
- the ATXN3 gene encoding ataxin-3 isoform X3 produces the protein MEAIFHERQEGSLCAQHCLNNLLQGEYFSPVELSSIAQQLDEEERIRMAEGGLSSEEYRTFLQPSGNMDDSGFFSIQVISNALKVWGLELILFNSPEYQRLGIDPINERSFICNYKEHWFTVRKLGKQWFNLNSLLTGPELISDTYLALFLAQLQQEGYSIFVVKGDLPDCEADQLLQMIRVQQMQRPKLIGEDTLQSKDQRVQKADLEQALDVSQPFDGTGMLDEDEENFQKALALSRQEIDMEDEEADLRRAIRLSMQGSQQAGLSEPCTLKTPHSAATNQPESLTSEELRRRRQAYFDKQQQLHQQCQNQQSHDVPTTSSNTLGTDPGGDMSEEDMLQAAMNMSLETVRNSLNTEEKK, from the exons ATGGAGGCCATCTTTCACGAGAGG CAAGAAGGCTCGCTGTGTGCCCAGCACTGTCTGAATAATTTGCTCCAGGGGGAATATTTTAGTCCGGTGGAATTGTCTTCTATTGCACAGCAGCTGGATGAAGAGGAGAGGATAAGGATGGCTGAGGGAGGACTCTCCAGTGAAGAATATAGGACTTTTTTACAG CCTTCTGGAAATATGGATGACAGCGGTTTCTTCTCTATTCAA GTTATAAGCAATGCCTTGAAAGTTTGGGGTTTAGAACTAATCCTCTTCAACAGCCCAGAGTATCAGAGGCTCGGGATCGACCCTAT aaaCGAAAGATCTTTTATTTGTAACTATAAGGAACACTGGTTTACAGTTCGAAAGTTAGGAAAACAG tGGTTCAACTTGAACTCTCTTTTGACGGGTCCAGAACTAATATCTGATACTTACCTAGCACTTTTCCTGGCGCAGTTACAACAAGAAG GTTATTCTATATTTGTTGTAAAGGGCGACCTACCAGATTGTGAAGCCGATCAGTTATTGCAAATGATTCGGGTACAGCAGATGCAGAGGCCAAAATTGATTGGGGAAGACACACTGCAATCAAAAGATCAGAG GGTACAAAAAGCTGACCTCGAACAAGCGTTGGATGTTAGCCAACCGTTTGATGGTACAGGCATGTTAGATGAAGATGAAGAGAACTTCCAAAAAGCTCTTGCTCTCAGCAGACAGGAAATCGATATGGAGGACGAAGAAGCTGATCTCCGAAGAGCCATTCGACTAAGTATGCAGG GCAGCCAGCAGGCTGGCTTGTCAGAGCCTTGCACCCTTAAGACGCCACATTCAGCGGCAACAAATCAGCCGGAATCTCTTACATCGGAAGAGCTGCGAAGGAGAAGACAAGCCTATTTTGATAA ACAGCAACAGTTGCATCAGCAGTGTCAAAACCAACAATCTCATGATGTACCAACTACGAGTTCAAATACACTGGGGACTGATCCAG GAGGTGATATGAGTGAAGAAGATATGCTTCAAGCAGCAATGAATATGTCCTTGGAAACTGTCAGAAACAGCTTgaatacagaagaaaagaaatga
- the ATXN3 gene encoding ataxin-3 isoform X2: protein MEAIFHERQEGSLCAQHCLNNLLQGEYFSPVELSSIAQQLDEEERIRMAEGGLSSEEYRTFLQQPSGNMDDSGFFSIQVISNALKVWGLELILFNSPEYQRLGIDPINERSFICNYKEHWFTVRKLGKQWFNLNSLLTGPELISDTYLALFLAQLQQEGYSIFVVKGDLPDCEADQLLQMIRVQQMQRPKLIGEDTLQSKDQRVQKADLEQALDVSQPFDGTGMLDEDEENFQKALALSRQEIDMEDEEADLRRAIRLSMQGSQQAGLSEPCTLKTPHSAATNQPESLTSEELRRRRQAYFDKQQQLHQQCQNQQSHDVPTTSSNTLGTDPGGDMSEEDMLQAAMNMSLETVRNSLNTEEKK, encoded by the exons ATGGAGGCCATCTTTCACGAGAGG CAAGAAGGCTCGCTGTGTGCCCAGCACTGTCTGAATAATTTGCTCCAGGGGGAATATTTTAGTCCGGTGGAATTGTCTTCTATTGCACAGCAGCTGGATGAAGAGGAGAGGATAAGGATGGCTGAGGGAGGACTCTCCAGTGAAGAATATAGGACTTTTTTACAG CAGCCTTCTGGAAATATGGATGACAGCGGTTTCTTCTCTATTCAA GTTATAAGCAATGCCTTGAAAGTTTGGGGTTTAGAACTAATCCTCTTCAACAGCCCAGAGTATCAGAGGCTCGGGATCGACCCTAT aaaCGAAAGATCTTTTATTTGTAACTATAAGGAACACTGGTTTACAGTTCGAAAGTTAGGAAAACAG tGGTTCAACTTGAACTCTCTTTTGACGGGTCCAGAACTAATATCTGATACTTACCTAGCACTTTTCCTGGCGCAGTTACAACAAGAAG GTTATTCTATATTTGTTGTAAAGGGCGACCTACCAGATTGTGAAGCCGATCAGTTATTGCAAATGATTCGGGTACAGCAGATGCAGAGGCCAAAATTGATTGGGGAAGACACACTGCAATCAAAAGATCAGAG GGTACAAAAAGCTGACCTCGAACAAGCGTTGGATGTTAGCCAACCGTTTGATGGTACAGGCATGTTAGATGAAGATGAAGAGAACTTCCAAAAAGCTCTTGCTCTCAGCAGACAGGAAATCGATATGGAGGACGAAGAAGCTGATCTCCGAAGAGCCATTCGACTAAGTATGCAGG GCAGCCAGCAGGCTGGCTTGTCAGAGCCTTGCACCCTTAAGACGCCACATTCAGCGGCAACAAATCAGCCGGAATCTCTTACATCGGAAGAGCTGCGAAGGAGAAGACAAGCCTATTTTGATAA ACAGCAACAGTTGCATCAGCAGTGTCAAAACCAACAATCTCATGATGTACCAACTACGAGTTCAAATACACTGGGGACTGATCCAG GAGGTGATATGAGTGAAGAAGATATGCTTCAAGCAGCAATGAATATGTCCTTGGAAACTGTCAGAAACAGCTTgaatacagaagaaaagaaatga